The following proteins are encoded in a genomic region of Enterocloster clostridioformis:
- a CDS encoding AP2 domain-containing protein has product MVLTLTFFQDKICTVDERGYVTTNRKKDMVSHLLLNVGNEVVVDHINGNPFDNRRCNLRVATNVQNHWNYRLSDRNTTGYKGIYKDKRTEKYHARICEHGRRHYLGAYATAEEAAVAYDKAARKFFGDFATLNFPEKDEQGCNLEREAV; this is encoded by the coding sequence GTGGTACTGACTTTGACGTTCTTCCAAGATAAAATCTGCACGGTTGATGAGCGGGGATATGTAACTACCAATAGAAAAAAAGATATGGTATCTCATTTGCTGCTCAATGTGGGAAACGAAGTTGTAGTGGATCATATCAACGGCAATCCGTTTGACAACCGCCGTTGTAATCTGCGAGTGGCTACCAATGTGCAGAATCACTGGAATTATAGGCTGTCAGACAGAAACACAACTGGCTACAAAGGGATTTACAAGGATAAACGCACTGAAAAATATCATGCCCGCATCTGTGAGCATGGTAGAAGACATTATCTTGGGGCGTATGCCACAGCTGAGGAAGCTGCGGTGGCTTATGACAAAGCAGCGAGAAAGTTCTTCGGTGATTTTGCAACACTAAATTTTCCTGAGAAAGACGAACAGGGATGCAATCTGGAAAGAGAGGCGGTGTAA
- a CDS encoding SPFH domain-containing protein, which produces MKRIFPVFAVIIVLVLSVCSFHIIPTGYTGVKTSFGQIQETTIQSGKLNFCIPFVQSIHKVNNKQQDKHIEAQVWGEASDKTPVYAADVIVTYQVLPEKSAWLYANVSDIKNLVGDELVASAIKSAMAELGPKEVTNRTKIEPLAQQKLAESLVQKYGEDVVFVNKVVVNDMNFEDAYNEAIQQKSIAQQNADKQKIENEAAIAKAEADKQVAITNAEAEAQKTSIAADAQADANRKLAESLSDTLIEYQKIQKWDGKLPTVSGGNALVSIDPAE; this is translated from the coding sequence ATGAAGAGGATTTTTCCCGTGTTTGCAGTGATCATCGTTCTGGTGCTGTCTGTCTGCTCGTTCCACATCATCCCCACCGGATACACGGGCGTGAAGACCAGCTTTGGCCAGATCCAGGAGACCACCATCCAGAGTGGCAAGCTCAATTTCTGCATTCCTTTTGTGCAGAGCATCCACAAGGTCAACAACAAGCAGCAGGATAAGCATATCGAGGCACAGGTCTGGGGCGAAGCCTCCGACAAGACGCCTGTGTATGCCGCTGATGTGATCGTGACCTATCAGGTGCTTCCTGAGAAGAGTGCATGGCTGTATGCGAATGTGTCTGACATCAAGAATCTGGTCGGTGACGAGCTGGTGGCATCTGCCATCAAGTCTGCAATGGCTGAACTTGGTCCCAAAGAGGTAACCAACCGCACCAAGATCGAACCTCTGGCACAGCAGAAGCTGGCAGAGTCCCTTGTGCAGAAATATGGTGAGGATGTTGTGTTCGTAAACAAGGTCGTCGTCAACGACATGAATTTCGAGGATGCCTACAACGAAGCCATCCAGCAGAAGTCCATTGCACAGCAGAACGCAGATAAGCAGAAGATCGAGAATGAAGCGGCCATTGCCAAGGCAGAAGCGGATAAGCAGGTGGCGATCACCAATGCAGAGGCGGAAGCACAGAAAACTTCCATCGCTGCAGACGCACAGGCGGATGCAAACCGCAAACTGGCAGAAAGCCTGTCCGATACGCTGATCGAGTACCAGAAGATACAGAAGTGGGATGGAAAGCTGCCGACTGTGAGCGGCGGTAATGCACTGGTCAGCATTGACCCGGCAGAGTAA
- a CDS encoding phage major capsid protein: MSKILELRTKRNTLWEQTKDFLEKNRGENGLVKAEAVEQYNKMAQEVKDLGAEIERLEQQAQIEAQLSAPTSSPVHADPKNGAKKDVKPTATAEYAENFWNMIRNRGHYGEVRNALSVGEDTEGGFTVPDEFEKKLVEALEENNIFRGMATVIRTSSGTRKIPIAEDTGEASWNDEGEEIPESDTTFGQTMLSAYKLGTMIKISNELLNDSAFDLATYIARRFGVRMGNAEERAFITGDGVGKPLGLLAETGGAKVGVTAAQKDAVSFDEIFKLYYALKAPYRKKAQFLCNEALVLQLMTIKDNNGNYIWKPGLEIGKPDTLLNRPLKTSAFMPEIKGGSKVMAFGDYSYYWVADRQNRTFRRLNELYARTDQVGFLTTQRVDGKLILPEAVQLLQMAPQG; encoded by the coding sequence ATGAGTAAGATTCTGGAACTGCGCACCAAGCGCAACACTCTCTGGGAGCAGACCAAGGACTTTCTGGAGAAGAACCGCGGCGAGAACGGTCTGGTAAAGGCTGAGGCCGTGGAGCAGTACAACAAGATGGCACAGGAGGTCAAGGACCTGGGTGCAGAGATCGAGCGTCTGGAGCAGCAGGCACAGATCGAGGCACAGCTGTCCGCACCGACTTCCAGCCCTGTCCACGCTGACCCGAAGAACGGTGCCAAGAAGGATGTCAAGCCGACCGCCACTGCCGAGTATGCCGAGAACTTCTGGAACATGATCCGCAACCGTGGCCATTACGGCGAGGTTCGCAATGCCCTGTCTGTGGGCGAGGACACCGAGGGCGGCTTTACCGTTCCCGATGAGTTCGAGAAGAAGCTGGTGGAGGCACTGGAGGAGAACAACATCTTCCGTGGCATGGCGACCGTCATCCGCACTAGCTCCGGCACCCGTAAGATCCCTATCGCAGAGGATACCGGTGAAGCCAGCTGGAACGATGAGGGCGAGGAGATCCCGGAGAGCGATACCACCTTCGGCCAGACCATGCTGTCTGCGTACAAGCTGGGCACTATGATCAAGATCTCCAATGAGCTTCTGAACGATTCCGCTTTCGACCTCGCCACCTATATTGCCCGCCGTTTCGGTGTGCGTATGGGCAACGCAGAGGAGCGCGCCTTTATCACCGGTGACGGTGTGGGCAAGCCTCTGGGTCTGCTGGCTGAGACCGGCGGCGCCAAGGTCGGTGTGACCGCTGCCCAGAAGGATGCTGTGTCCTTTGATGAGATCTTCAAGCTCTACTATGCACTGAAGGCTCCGTACCGCAAGAAGGCACAGTTCCTCTGCAACGAAGCCCTGGTGCTGCAGCTGATGACCATCAAGGACAACAACGGCAACTATATCTGGAAGCCGGGTCTGGAGATCGGAAAGCCTGATACCCTGCTGAACCGTCCGCTGAAGACTTCCGCCTTCATGCCGGAGATCAAGGGTGGCAGCAAGGTCATGGCCTTTGGCGATTACAGCTACTACTGGGTGGCTGACCGCCAGAACCGCACCTTCCGCCGTCTGAACGAGCTGTATGCCCGTACTGATCAGGTCGGTTTCCTGACCACCCAGCGTGTGGATGGCAAGCTGATCCTGCCGGAAGCTGTACAGCTTCTGCAGATGGCACCGCAGGGCTAA
- a CDS encoding holin, with protein sequence MSAEWWKAAGIRAVKTMCQTGAALVVTQLPGGSVDWVAVGSAAIVAGVASLGTSLAGLPELEKGDNA encoded by the coding sequence ATGAGTGCAGAATGGTGGAAGGCAGCCGGCATCCGTGCGGTGAAGACCATGTGTCAGACCGGCGCGGCTCTGGTCGTGACACAACTTCCCGGCGGCAGTGTGGACTGGGTCGCTGTTGGCAGTGCCGCTATCGTGGCTGGCGTTGCTTCGCTCGGTACCAGCCTTGCCGGTCTGCCGGAGCTGGAGAAAGGGGATAATGCCTAA
- a CDS encoding ATP-binding protein: MSQFYCREDELRKLNKRYAGDKFECIVIYGRRRVGKTALINEFCKDKPTIFFSALNTTGKENLEALSKSIMSFERPDMESAPEFRSYDAALDELTALSKEKRIVFVIDEYPYLAKAKPAISAMLQHIIDHKWTESKMYLILCGSSMSFMESQVLGKESPLYGRRTGQFKIEPLDYKETAVFHPNLSAEDNSLIYGITGGVPHYINKLDVRDSVDEALLDNFFDRSSYLYEEPGNLLKQELREPAIYNAIIKAIAEGASRMNDIKMKVGEENSVVSKYLKTLIDLGIAKKETPITEKPGKKTIYLLADNFFRFWYRFVPINMSAIDSGRIAKTYPHAVKQYLPDYMGLIYEKMCQDYLLYYSDSLPIELSEIGQWWGTDPKKKKQIQIDIVGTPVEGKDYIIGSCKYRNEKIGVDELDLIRDYASVFGKGNNYHYYIFSKGGFTDGLLQAQERGEVRLITLEDLYK; encoded by the coding sequence ATGAGTCAATTCTATTGCCGTGAGGATGAGCTGCGGAAACTGAATAAACGGTATGCAGGTGATAAGTTTGAGTGCATTGTCATCTACGGCAGACGGCGTGTTGGTAAAACGGCACTGATCAACGAGTTCTGCAAAGATAAGCCTACCATTTTCTTTTCTGCATTGAACACGACAGGAAAGGAAAATCTGGAAGCTCTCTCAAAGTCGATTATGAGTTTTGAGCGGCCGGATATGGAGTCTGCACCGGAGTTCAGGTCCTATGATGCAGCTTTGGATGAGCTGACAGCACTTTCAAAGGAAAAGAGGATTGTCTTTGTCATTGATGAGTATCCTTATCTTGCAAAAGCAAAACCAGCTATTTCAGCGATGCTGCAGCACATCATCGACCACAAATGGACAGAGTCCAAGATGTACCTGATTCTTTGCGGCTCCTCTATGAGCTTCATGGAGAGTCAGGTGCTTGGAAAGGAAAGTCCGTTGTATGGCAGACGTACTGGCCAGTTTAAGATTGAGCCGCTAGACTATAAAGAAACCGCTGTGTTCCACCCAAATCTGTCTGCAGAAGACAATTCCCTGATTTATGGAATCACGGGAGGAGTTCCCCACTATATCAATAAGTTGGATGTGCGAGATAGTGTGGATGAAGCTCTGTTGGATAATTTCTTTGACCGCTCCAGCTATCTGTATGAGGAACCGGGGAACTTACTGAAGCAGGAACTCCGGGAGCCGGCCATTTATAATGCAATCATTAAAGCGATTGCAGAAGGTGCTTCCCGAATGAACGATATCAAGATGAAGGTTGGCGAGGAAAACTCGGTCGTATCGAAGTACCTGAAAACGCTGATCGACCTTGGCATTGCGAAGAAAGAAACACCGATTACAGAAAAACCGGGTAAGAAAACCATCTATCTGCTGGCTGATAACTTCTTCCGTTTCTGGTATCGGTTTGTGCCAATCAATATGAGTGCCATTGACTCTGGCAGAATTGCAAAGACCTATCCACACGCTGTAAAGCAGTATCTTCCTGATTACATGGGTCTAATTTATGAGAAGATGTGTCAGGATTACCTGCTCTATTATTCGGATAGCCTTCCTATTGAGCTGAGTGAAATCGGCCAGTGGTGGGGGACAGACCCGAAGAAGAAAAAGCAGATACAGATTGATATCGTCGGAACTCCTGTTGAGGGCAAAGACTATATCATCGGTTCATGCAAATACCGGAATGAGAAAATCGGTGTGGATGAACTCGATTTGATTCGGGATTATGCCTCAGTTTTTGGAAAGGGCAACAACTATCACTACTATATCTTCTCGAAAGGCGGATTCACAGATGGACTTCTTCAGGCACAAGAGCGAGGTGAAGTTCGGCTGATAACGCTGGAAGACCTTTACAAGTAA
- a CDS encoding phage portal protein, with amino-acid sequence MGFWEWMGFENPRDSPKTEQPKEGLPQITDNVRDSGQTFVFGRSNAGEQVDEKAAMQIPTVYACVRLLAESIAALPLHLYRVTDKNGNKEKARDHPLYKILYRQPNPEMTSFVFWETMMTHLLLWGNAYAQIVRDGKNTVLGLYPLMPENVEVDRDESGELYYIYHAYTDEVPGEQNKDLYFRRDEIFHVPGLGFNGLIGFSPIAMMKNSLGTSIAVDKYGSSFFKNGAQPSGVLEHPGVVKDPNRIRDSWEAAYGGASNAHRVAVLEEGMSYKPISLPPEDSQFLETKQFSVTEICRIFRVPPHLVADLSRATFSNIEYQSLNFVMHSLTPWLVRIEQGIIKDLLLEEEQDTYFPKFNVDGLLRGDYQSRMNGYATGISNGFLSPNDVHRLENMDLIPAEEGGDDYYLNGGYVKLRDAGVAQQNKAAAVQQNQPKQTQPEEEDPEEEPDSDNRLSESKPRKTGRRTR; translated from the coding sequence ATGGGATTCTGGGAATGGATGGGATTTGAGAATCCGAGAGATTCTCCCAAAACAGAACAGCCGAAAGAGGGTCTGCCGCAGATCACGGATAATGTCCGCGATTCCGGGCAGACCTTTGTGTTTGGCCGTTCCAATGCCGGGGAGCAGGTGGATGAAAAAGCCGCCATGCAAATTCCGACCGTGTACGCCTGTGTCCGTCTGCTGGCAGAGTCCATTGCGGCACTTCCGCTGCATCTGTACCGGGTGACAGACAAAAACGGCAATAAGGAGAAGGCGCGAGATCATCCGCTGTACAAGATTTTGTATCGGCAGCCCAACCCGGAAATGACATCCTTTGTCTTCTGGGAAACGATGATGACCCACCTGCTTCTCTGGGGAAACGCTTATGCGCAGATCGTCCGGGATGGCAAGAATACGGTGCTGGGTCTGTATCCGCTGATGCCGGAAAATGTCGAAGTGGACCGTGACGAGAGCGGAGAACTTTACTATATCTATCACGCTTACACAGATGAAGTTCCGGGTGAGCAGAACAAAGACCTCTACTTTCGCCGGGATGAGATCTTCCATGTACCGGGTCTGGGCTTTAATGGTCTGATCGGCTTCTCGCCAATCGCCATGATGAAGAACAGCCTCGGTACTTCCATTGCGGTGGATAAGTACGGCTCGTCCTTCTTCAAAAACGGCGCACAGCCCAGCGGTGTGCTGGAACATCCCGGCGTTGTGAAAGACCCGAACCGTATTCGGGATAGCTGGGAAGCGGCTTATGGCGGTGCTTCCAATGCGCATCGTGTGGCAGTTCTGGAAGAGGGGATGTCCTACAAACCAATCTCTCTGCCGCCAGAGGACAGCCAGTTTTTGGAGACGAAGCAGTTTTCCGTGACGGAGATCTGCCGCATTTTCCGTGTGCCTCCGCATCTGGTGGCTGACCTGTCGAGAGCTACTTTTTCCAACATCGAATACCAGTCGCTGAACTTCGTGATGCATTCCCTGACCCCGTGGCTTGTCCGCATCGAGCAGGGCATCATCAAGGACCTGCTGCTGGAGGAGGAGCAGGATACCTACTTCCCGAAATTCAATGTGGACGGTCTGCTCCGAGGGGATTACCAGAGCCGGATGAACGGTTATGCGACCGGCATCAGCAACGGCTTCCTCTCTCCGAATGATGTGCATCGGCTCGAAAACATGGACCTGATCCCGGCAGAGGAGGGCGGTGACGACTACTATCTGAACGGCGGCTATGTGAAGCTGAGAGATGCAGGTGTGGCGCAGCAGAACAAAGCGGCCGCAGTCCAGCAGAATCAGCCCAAACAGACACAGCCGGAGGAGGAAGACCCGGAAGAAGAACCTGACAGCGATAACCGGCTGAGTGAGAGTAAGCCACGAAAAACAGGAAGGAGAACCCGATGA
- a CDS encoding HK97 gp10 family phage protein has protein sequence MSRTVSIDEMADVINEGLKEYATLASTEVKKAVRKSAKTVKDQISANAPSRTGAYKGSWVATKQSESSQSLQMVVHSKNRYQLAHLLEKGHAKRGGGRVAGRPHIAPAEQAGIEQLQSLIEKALK, from the coding sequence ATGAGCAGAACCGTCAGTATCGATGAGATGGCAGATGTCATCAATGAGGGCTTGAAAGAGTATGCGACCCTTGCCTCCACCGAGGTCAAGAAAGCTGTCCGTAAATCTGCGAAAACGGTCAAAGACCAGATTTCAGCTAATGCACCGTCCAGAACAGGTGCGTACAAAGGGAGCTGGGTGGCTACCAAACAGTCGGAGTCCAGCCAGAGCCTTCAGATGGTGGTGCATTCCAAGAACCGCTACCAGCTGGCGCATCTGCTGGAAAAAGGTCACGCCAAGCGCGGCGGTGGCCGGGTGGCAGGAAGACCGCATATTGCTCCGGCGGAGCAGGCTGGTATCGAGCAGCTCCAATCCCTGATCGAAAAGGCATTGAAATAA
- the tnpA gene encoding IS200/IS605 family transposase: MDNQSLAHSRYNCTYHIVFIPKYRRKVMFGKLRKDVGEILGKVCKMEGVTILKAATLPEHVHMYVSIPPKLNVSKTIGRIKGKSALMIFDRHPEYRDRNNRHFWARGYYCETVGNVNEETIKQYIQEQYERDRLEGDSEK; the protein is encoded by the coding sequence ATGGATAATCAAAGTTTAGCACATAGTAGATATAATTGCACGTACCATATTGTATTTATTCCAAAATATAGAAGGAAAGTGATGTTTGGAAAGTTACGAAAAGATGTAGGAGAGATATTAGGAAAAGTATGTAAAATGGAAGGAGTAACAATATTAAAAGCAGCGACCCTTCCAGAACATGTACATATGTATGTATCAATTCCGCCTAAGTTAAATGTATCAAAAACAATAGGTCGAATCAAAGGAAAGAGTGCATTAATGATATTCGACAGACATCCAGAATATAGAGATAGAAATAATCGTCACTTTTGGGCAAGAGGATACTATTGCGAAACGGTAGGTAACGTTAATGAAGAAACAATAAAACAATATATACAAGAACAATACGAAAGAGATCGCTTAGAAGGGGACTCAGAAAAGTAA
- a CDS encoding terminase large subunit — MLPTCHYDAAKADRAVTFIENLRHTKGKWAGKRFWLLPWQEQIIRDVFGIVDERGNRQFRTAYVEIGKKNGKSELAAAVALYLLFADNEPSAEVYGAAADRQQASIVFDVAHQMVQMTPALLKRCKIMAATKRIVNYGNAGFYQVLSAEVGTKHGLNVSGLVLDEVHAQPNRKLYDVLTKGSGDAREQPLFFLITTAGTDKESICYELHMKALDLLAGRKIDHTFYPVVYGLTDEDDWHDEANWYKANPSLGQTIQIQRVRDAYQEALDNPAEENVFKQLRLNMWVSSLTRFIPEHIYNLGNQPIDLEALKGRDCYGGLDLSSTGDITAFVLMFPPRTSEEKYIMLPFFWIPEDTIPQRVRRASVPYDVWYQQGYLMATEGNVIHYGFIEKVIEELGKTYHILEIAFDRWGAVQMTQNLEGMGFTVVPFGQGFKDMSPPTKEFYKLLMEGNIVHGGNPVMAWMAGNVVVDTDPAGNIKPTKAKSPEKIDGIVAAIMALDRCIRNEGQQQGSVYDERDMIVF, encoded by the coding sequence ATGCTTCCGACCTGCCACTATGATGCTGCAAAAGCAGACCGGGCAGTGACCTTTATTGAAAACCTGCGTCATACCAAAGGCAAGTGGGCGGGCAAGCGGTTCTGGCTGCTTCCTTGGCAGGAGCAGATCATCCGGGATGTGTTTGGCATTGTGGATGAGCGTGGCAACCGTCAGTTTCGCACGGCTTATGTCGAAATCGGTAAGAAGAACGGCAAGTCCGAACTTGCCGCTGCGGTGGCTCTGTATCTGCTTTTTGCCGATAACGAACCCTCTGCCGAAGTCTATGGTGCTGCGGCTGACCGCCAGCAGGCGTCCATCGTTTTTGATGTAGCCCACCAGATGGTGCAGATGACCCCGGCACTTTTGAAACGGTGCAAGATCATGGCGGCAACGAAGCGTATCGTGAATTACGGCAATGCAGGATTCTATCAAGTCCTGTCGGCCGAAGTCGGCACGAAGCACGGTTTGAACGTGTCGGGTCTGGTGCTGGATGAGGTTCATGCCCAGCCCAACCGAAAGCTCTATGATGTCCTTACCAAAGGTTCCGGTGATGCCCGTGAACAGCCGTTGTTCTTCCTGATCACCACGGCCGGTACGGACAAGGAGAGCATCTGTTACGAGCTCCACATGAAGGCACTTGACCTGTTGGCCGGACGTAAGATCGACCACACCTTTTACCCCGTGGTCTATGGTCTGACAGATGAAGATGACTGGCACGATGAAGCCAACTGGTATAAGGCAAATCCCTCATTGGGGCAGACCATTCAGATCCAGCGTGTCCGGGATGCGTATCAGGAAGCACTGGATAACCCCGCAGAGGAGAACGTATTTAAGCAGCTCCGTCTGAACATGTGGGTGTCCTCGCTGACCCGGTTCATTCCCGAACACATCTACAACCTCGGCAATCAGCCAATCGACCTGGAAGCCCTCAAGGGCCGTGACTGCTATGGCGGACTGGACTTGTCCAGCACCGGAGACATCACGGCTTTTGTGCTGATGTTCCCTCCAAGAACCTCGGAGGAGAAATACATCATGCTCCCGTTTTTCTGGATTCCGGAGGATACGATCCCCCAGCGTGTGCGCAGGGCATCCGTTCCGTATGATGTCTGGTACCAGCAGGGCTACCTGATGGCGACAGAAGGCAATGTCATCCACTACGGATTTATCGAAAAGGTCATCGAGGAGCTGGGCAAGACCTATCACATTCTGGAGATTGCCTTTGACCGATGGGGAGCGGTGCAGATGACCCAGAACCTTGAGGGGATGGGATTCACGGTCGTACCTTTCGGACAGGGCTTCAAAGATATGAGCCCTCCCACCAAGGAGTTCTACAAGCTCCTGATGGAGGGCAACATCGTCCACGGCGGCAACCCGGTCATGGCATGGATGGCCGGCAACGTAGTTGTGGACACCGACCCGGCAGGCAACATCAAGCCGACCAAGGCAAAGTCGCCGGAGAAGATTGACGGTATCGTCGCTGCGATCATGGCACTGGACCGCTGCATCCGAAACGAAGGACAGCAGCAGGGAAGCGTCTACGATGAGCGTGACATGATCGTTTTTTGA
- a CDS encoding phage head closure protein, which produces MIEKLNERITIEKSTVVTDKVGNHRNTCEEYFTCFAYASTYQAQEEEGEITAEQKSVVFTVRWCSETRGLTSTGYRIRFREQLYDIESIDPMNFQKKTLKIHCRLERRQPDEQNRQYR; this is translated from the coding sequence ATGATCGAGAAACTGAATGAGCGGATCACGATCGAGAAAAGTACGGTCGTGACCGATAAGGTCGGAAACCATCGGAACACATGTGAGGAATATTTCACCTGCTTTGCCTACGCTTCGACCTATCAGGCGCAGGAAGAAGAGGGTGAGATCACAGCCGAACAGAAGAGCGTGGTGTTTACGGTGCGCTGGTGCAGTGAGACGAGAGGCCTTACTTCCACGGGCTATCGCATTCGTTTCCGGGAGCAGCTCTACGACATTGAGAGCATCGACCCGATGAATTTCCAGAAGAAAACGCTGAAGATTCATTGCCGTTTGGAAAGGAGGCAGCCGGATGAGCAGAACCGTCAGTATCGATGA
- a CDS encoding head-tail connector protein has product MALIPLYEAKTYLRVDSSDEDALIGILLSSAEQMCKDVGRLSEDQWEAVNAADRDAENGVQPTRELEALRSTCRVAILYALGYLYEHRDEADHHQLMLTLRSILFAVREGVF; this is encoded by the coding sequence ATGGCACTGATCCCGCTTTACGAAGCGAAGACCTATCTCCGCGTGGACAGCAGTGATGAGGATGCCCTGATCGGCATCCTTTTATCTTCTGCGGAGCAGATGTGCAAGGACGTGGGCCGTCTATCGGAAGACCAGTGGGAGGCAGTCAATGCCGCTGACCGGGATGCCGAGAACGGAGTACAGCCCACAAGGGAACTGGAAGCCCTGCGCAGCACCTGCCGTGTGGCGATTCTGTATGCATTGGGATATCTCTATGAGCACCGGGACGAAGCTGACCATCACCAGCTGATGTTGACGCTTCGTTCCATTTTGTTTGCTGTGAGGGAGGGTGTGTTCTGA
- a CDS encoding major tail protein produces the protein MSKKSNKVKFGLKNCHYAKATFDEDGSVTYAKPVRIPGAVSLSMDANGEIEPFYADNIAYYVVNNNSGYEGDLEIALIPESFLTDIMHEELDGNGVLAENANVELEHFAFLFEFDGDQRHIRHVLYNCVASRPSIEGETNEDSKEVKTDTLNLQATPLANGYVKAKTGTNTTDDVYNKWYDAVYEPQAEAVDTEDTSQTEEPQG, from the coding sequence ATGTCGAAGAAAAGCAATAAGGTCAAATTTGGCCTGAAAAACTGCCACTATGCAAAGGCAACCTTTGACGAAGATGGCAGTGTCACCTATGCGAAGCCGGTCCGCATCCCCGGTGCAGTCAGTCTTTCTATGGATGCCAATGGCGAGATCGAGCCGTTCTATGCGGACAATATCGCCTACTATGTCGTGAATAACAACTCCGGCTACGAGGGTGATCTGGAGATTGCGCTGATCCCGGAGAGTTTCCTCACGGACATCATGCACGAGGAACTGGATGGCAATGGCGTGCTTGCTGAGAACGCCAATGTGGAATTGGAGCATTTTGCTTTCCTGTTCGAGTTCGATGGCGACCAGCGCCACATCCGTCATGTGCTGTACAACTGTGTGGCAAGCCGTCCGTCCATCGAGGGTGAGACCAATGAGGACAGCAAGGAAGTCAAGACGGACACCCTGAACCTGCAGGCAACCCCTCTGGCAAATGGTTATGTCAAGGCAAAGACCGGTACCAACACCACCGATGATGTCTATAACAAGTGGTACGATGCGGTCTATGAGCCGCAGGCGGAAGCTGTGGACACCGAAGACACCAGTCAAACTGAGGAGCCGCAGGGCTAA